CAACCTGCTAGGTTGCTCGCATTCCTTACGGAATTGCTTTGTCACAGGGCTTCAACCTTAGGATTTCTCCACCAGTTGCCTGTCAGCTACTAAGCAACTTGGTTCTTACTTAGATCGGACTTCCACCGACTAGCAATTAACGGCTTGCTGGGCACGCGTAGCAAAAAAAGGCTAGCCATATAGGCTAGCTTCAACTGTATCTTCCTGTATTCAGAGCACTAATTCTTGAGCCATTATATCTTATGTTAGGAAGCAAAAGCTTGTAACAAAAACACCGCCTAATTCTTACTTTTTGGGCTTCATAAACATTTGAATCATTGCTTGCATTTGCTGAGGATTAAGCTTATTATTCACTAGATAGTTTACAATTTGATCTTCCTTTTGCTTGGAAACAGGAACCCCAGCCAAGGTAGAGATTTGAGAAATTAATGCTCTAACCTTTTTTTCGTCCTTTAAGTCACCTGGATTAATTGAGTTGGCTACAGATTTTAGCTGCTGCTCTGTTACATTTGTTTTTTTATTCAGGTTATCAAAGAATCCATTATTTGACACCATGTACCCTCCTCATCTCATAATCTCAATCTATCTTATGAGACAAATGCGGAGTTGGTGAGCCTTGATTCGTATAGGGATCAATAATGAGCTTGAATTTAATAGTTCTCTAGCTCCTGCGTTCGGCCTCTGCCCATTAAGTCCTCAACGGCTTGTCTAGGGAGCTTTCCTTCAAATAGTACTTGATATATTGCCTTAGTGATAGGCATATCAACATTTTGGGATAAAGCAATCTGGTAAGCTGCTTTCGTTGTATTGACTCCCTCGACAACCATTCCCATGGAGGATAGAACCTCATCAAGTGACTGTCCTTGCCCTAGGGCATAGCCACAACGCCAATTTCTAGA
This Bacillus horti DNA region includes the following protein-coding sequences:
- a CDS encoding stage VI sporulation protein F — encoded protein: MSNNGFFDNLNKKTNVTEQQLKSVANSINPGDLKDEKKVRALISQISTLAGVPVSKQKEDQIVNYLVNNKLNPQQMQAMIQMFMKPKK